The following are encoded in a window of Arthrobacter sp. NicSoilB4 genomic DNA:
- the purU gene encoding formyltetrahydrofolate deformylase encodes MTDDQLTASYILTLSCPDRPGIVHAVAGALLVAGCNITDSQQYGSQSTGTFFMRVEATTAASQLELQAALEPVAQAFGMQWSLNPAGRKVRTLLMASTSAHCLNDLLFLQRSGTLPIEIPAIVSNHRDLAGLAEFYGIPFHHIPVTPATKVKAEDELRALMAEHDVELTVLARYMQIISDELCQELTGKAINIHHSFLPSFKGAKPYHQAHARGVKLIGATAHYVTAALDEGPIIEQEVIRVDHRRTAEQFVQMGRDVEGRTLAQAVQWHAEHRVLLDGNRTVVFN; translated from the coding sequence GTGACTGACGACCAGCTGACTGCTTCCTATATCCTGACTCTCTCCTGCCCGGACCGCCCCGGAATCGTGCACGCCGTCGCCGGCGCCCTGCTCGTCGCGGGCTGCAATATTACGGACTCGCAGCAGTACGGCAGCCAGAGCACCGGCACCTTCTTTATGCGCGTCGAGGCCACGACGGCGGCTTCCCAGCTGGAGCTTCAGGCCGCACTCGAACCAGTGGCCCAGGCCTTCGGCATGCAGTGGAGCCTGAACCCGGCCGGCCGAAAGGTCCGCACGCTGCTGATGGCCAGCACCTCGGCGCACTGCCTCAATGACCTGCTGTTCCTGCAGCGCTCCGGAACGCTGCCGATCGAGATCCCGGCCATCGTATCCAACCACCGCGACCTCGCCGGTCTGGCCGAGTTCTATGGCATTCCCTTCCACCACATCCCGGTCACCCCGGCCACGAAGGTCAAGGCCGAGGATGAACTGCGCGCCCTGATGGCTGAGCACGACGTCGAACTCACTGTCCTGGCCCGCTACATGCAGATCATCTCCGACGAACTGTGCCAGGAGCTGACCGGCAAGGCCATCAACATCCACCACTCCTTCCTGCCCTCCTTCAAGGGCGCCAAGCCCTACCACCAGGCGCACGCACGCGGGGTGAAGCTCATCGGCGCCACGGCGCACTACGTGACAGCCGCCCTGGACGAGGGGCCGATCATCGAGCAGGAAGTGATCCGCGTGGACCACCGGCGCACGGCAGAGCAATTCGTCCAGATGGGCCGTGACGTGGAGGGCCGCACCCTGGCCCAGGCTGTTCAGTGGCATGCCGAGCACCGGGTCCTGCTGGACGGGAACCGGACGGTGGTCTTCAACTGA
- a CDS encoding DUF2231 domain-containing protein, which yields MGADRLDPAVRAAEPLAGKLVADPRLRSFFRGDATGIPLHGIATDVPFGAWFMAIFLDLFPDAGTHRAATRLVALGVVAAAPTGISGWAEWARADRGTRRIGVVHAAANLTATLISLASWAARTRDRHRLGVNLARAGGALLIVGGFLGGYMRSQRRP from the coding sequence GTGGGAGCGGACCGCCTCGACCCGGCCGTCCGGGCAGCCGAGCCGCTTGCGGGCAAACTCGTGGCCGACCCCCGGCTGCGGAGCTTCTTCCGCGGCGACGCCACCGGCATCCCGCTGCACGGCATCGCCACGGATGTGCCGTTCGGCGCCTGGTTCATGGCGATCTTCCTGGACCTGTTCCCCGATGCCGGCACCCATCGGGCGGCAACGCGGCTGGTGGCCCTCGGCGTCGTCGCTGCGGCTCCCACCGGAATCAGCGGCTGGGCCGAATGGGCCCGTGCGGACCGCGGCACCCGGCGCATCGGCGTCGTCCATGCCGCCGCCAACCTCACCGCCACGCTCATCTCCCTAGCGTCGTGGGCCGCGCGGACCCGGGACCGCCACCGGCTGGGCGTGAACCTGGCCCGCGCGGGCGGGGCCCTGCTGATCGTGGGCGGGTTCCTGGGCGGCTACATGCGCAGCCAGCGCCGCCCCTGA
- a CDS encoding ABC transporter permease: protein MSAIITSHSVTEAARNRQFGPLYSRNVRAVVARGLMATKSSNWMVMLSGFFEPVLYLISMGVGLGAIVGSVQGPGGGEISYAAYIAPALLAVSAMNGAVYDSTWNVFFKMNFAKLYQGMLYTSLGPLDVAMGEIFLALLRGLMYATGFTAVMGLMGLITTPWAILMIPAAVLIAFGFASFGMGITSFMKTFQQMDWINFVMLPMFLFSATFYPLSVYPEYIQWLIQAMPLWHGVELLRQISVGVFTPATAVHVGYYLVMIVLGVLLTTGRLRTLFLK from the coding sequence ATGAGCGCCATCATTACCAGCCACAGCGTCACCGAGGCGGCCCGCAACCGGCAGTTCGGGCCGCTCTACTCCCGCAACGTCCGCGCCGTCGTCGCCCGCGGGCTTATGGCCACCAAGAGCAGCAACTGGATGGTTATGCTCTCAGGCTTCTTCGAGCCGGTGCTGTACCTGATCTCGATGGGTGTGGGCCTGGGCGCGATCGTCGGCTCGGTGCAGGGGCCCGGCGGCGGGGAAATTTCCTACGCCGCGTACATCGCCCCGGCCCTGCTGGCCGTGTCCGCGATGAACGGTGCAGTCTACGATTCCACCTGGAACGTGTTCTTCAAGATGAACTTCGCCAAGCTGTACCAGGGCATGCTGTACACCTCCCTGGGCCCGCTGGATGTCGCCATGGGCGAGATTTTCCTGGCCCTGCTCCGGGGCCTGATGTACGCGACCGGGTTCACCGCGGTGATGGGCCTGATGGGGCTGATCACCACGCCGTGGGCCATCCTGATGATCCCCGCCGCGGTGCTGATCGCCTTCGGCTTCGCCAGCTTCGGGATGGGCATCACGAGCTTTATGAAGACGTTCCAGCAGATGGACTGGATCAACTTCGTGATGCTGCCGATGTTCCTGTTCAGCGCCACCTTCTACCCGCTGAGCGTCTACCCGGAGTACATCCAGTGGCTCATCCAGGCCATGCCGCTGTGGCACGGCGTGGAGCTGCTGCGGCAGATCAGCGTGGGCGTCTTCACCCCGGCCACCGCCGTCCACGTCGGCTACTACCTCGTGATGATCGTGCTGGGCGTCCTGCTCACCACCGGCCGCCTGCGCACGCTGTTCCTCAAGTAG
- a CDS encoding VOC family protein, which yields MIGKLRALVIDCEDPDALAGFYQELLGMARVHEEDGFISIGDGAGLPSVDFQRVDRLVRPQWPDADHPQQMHVDVLVDDLDAGEAAVLRLGATSLDAGTETFRVFTDPSGHPFCLVLS from the coding sequence ATGATCGGAAAACTGCGGGCCCTCGTGATCGACTGCGAGGACCCGGACGCCCTGGCCGGCTTCTACCAGGAACTGCTGGGCATGGCCCGGGTCCACGAGGAAGACGGCTTCATCTCGATCGGCGACGGCGCCGGCCTGCCGTCGGTGGACTTCCAGCGGGTGGACCGGCTGGTCCGCCCGCAGTGGCCCGACGCCGACCACCCGCAGCAGATGCACGTGGACGTGCTGGTTGACGACCTCGACGCCGGCGAGGCGGCGGTCCTCCGGCTCGGCGCCACGAGCCTCGACGCCGGCACGGAGACCTTCCGGGTCTTCACGGACCCCAGCGGCCACCCGTTCTGCCTGGTCCTGTCGTAG
- a CDS encoding bifunctional methylenetetrahydrofolate dehydrogenase/methenyltetrahydrofolate cyclohydrolase — protein sequence MPANTARILDGKATAATIKAELTERVAVLKAKGIVPGLGTILVGSDPGSTWYVGGKHKDCAEVGITSIRRDLPEDTTQEELLAVVRELNENPECTGYIVQLPLPAHIDQDVILEAMDPEKDADGLHPMNLGRLVANVSGPMKSPLPCTPKGCVELLTRHGIDLKGKRVLVVGRGVTIGRPVGLLLTRKDVNATVILAHTGTVDLPAELRQADVVIAAAGQPHMIKAEDLKPGAIVLDVGVSRVDDGSGKAVVTGDVDPAAADVAAWLSPNPGGVGPMTRAMLLANVVETAERHAAGGHA from the coding sequence ATCCCCGCCAACACCGCCCGCATCCTTGACGGCAAAGCCACCGCCGCCACGATCAAGGCGGAACTGACCGAACGAGTCGCCGTCCTGAAAGCCAAGGGCATCGTCCCGGGCCTGGGCACCATCCTGGTGGGCTCCGACCCGGGCAGTACGTGGTACGTCGGCGGCAAGCACAAGGACTGCGCCGAGGTGGGCATCACGTCCATCCGGCGTGACCTGCCGGAGGACACCACGCAGGAGGAGCTCCTGGCCGTGGTCCGGGAGCTCAACGAGAACCCGGAGTGCACCGGCTACATCGTCCAGCTCCCGCTGCCGGCGCACATCGACCAGGACGTCATCCTGGAGGCCATGGATCCCGAAAAGGACGCCGACGGCCTGCACCCGATGAACCTCGGCCGGCTCGTGGCCAACGTCAGCGGCCCCATGAAGTCCCCGCTGCCCTGCACGCCCAAGGGCTGCGTGGAGCTGCTCACCCGGCACGGCATCGACCTCAAGGGCAAACGTGTTCTCGTGGTGGGCCGCGGCGTGACGATCGGCCGGCCCGTGGGCCTGCTGCTGACCCGCAAGGACGTCAACGCCACGGTTATCCTCGCCCACACCGGCACCGTGGATCTGCCAGCCGAACTCCGGCAGGCCGACGTCGTGATCGCCGCGGCCGGCCAGCCGCACATGATCAAGGCGGAGGACCTCAAGCCGGGCGCGATTGTGCTCGACGTCGGCGTCAGCCGCGTCGACGACGGCTCCGGCAAGGCCGTGGTCACCGGGGACGTGGACCCCGCCGCGGCCGACGTCGCCGCCTGGCTTTCCCCGAACCCCGGGGGAGTTGGCCCCATGACCCGCGCCATGCTGCTGGCCAACGTGGTGGAAACCGCGGAACGCCATGCCGCCGGGGGCCACGCCTAG
- a CDS encoding ABC transporter permease: MAESTRAAGTTAAPALRAHSPEVSAAKARKWGAFYYAEQVLRVMKGYGWTIVMYGVGQPVAYLFAMGVGLATLVDTSSTAAFGGVSYLAFIAPALLISAAVMAAANEFTFPVMDGFKWRRVYYGPHASPLTPEQIALGHIIAVTLRLLLQSAIYFGVVALFGASPSAWGWASILVATLAGLSFGLPLMAYAASIKEDKGQFAMVMRFIVMPLFLFSGTFFPLDTLPLAVRWIGWISPIWHGTELGRVLSYGYQEPPLLTIAHVAFLLALCVVGWVLTKRQFVKRMGG; this comes from the coding sequence CTGGCTGAATCAACCCGGGCGGCCGGCACGACGGCGGCCCCGGCCCTGAGGGCGCATTCGCCGGAGGTCTCTGCCGCGAAAGCCCGGAAGTGGGGCGCGTTCTACTACGCCGAGCAGGTCCTGCGGGTGATGAAGGGCTACGGCTGGACCATCGTGATGTACGGCGTGGGGCAGCCCGTCGCCTACCTCTTTGCAATGGGCGTCGGCCTCGCCACCCTCGTTGACACCAGCAGCACGGCCGCCTTCGGCGGGGTCAGCTACCTGGCGTTCATTGCACCCGCCCTGTTGATCTCGGCCGCCGTGATGGCCGCCGCCAACGAGTTCACCTTCCCGGTGATGGACGGTTTCAAATGGCGCCGGGTCTACTACGGACCGCACGCCTCGCCGCTGACGCCGGAGCAGATTGCGCTCGGGCACATCATCGCCGTCACATTGCGGCTGCTGCTGCAGTCGGCCATCTACTTCGGCGTGGTCGCGTTGTTCGGAGCTTCCCCGAGCGCCTGGGGCTGGGCCTCCATTCTCGTCGCGACGCTCGCCGGGCTGTCCTTCGGCCTCCCGCTGATGGCCTACGCGGCCTCCATCAAGGAAGACAAGGGCCAGTTCGCCATGGTGATGCGCTTCATCGTGATGCCGCTGTTCCTGTTCTCCGGCACCTTCTTCCCGCTGGACACCCTGCCCCTTGCCGTGCGCTGGATCGGCTGGATCTCCCCGATCTGGCACGGCACGGAGCTGGGCCGCGTGCTCAGCTACGGCTACCAGGAACCCCCGCTGCTGACCATCGCGCACGTCGCGTTCCTGCTGGCGCTCTGCGTCGTCGGCTGGGTCCTGACCAAACGCCAGTTCGTGAAAAGGATGGGCGGATGA
- a CDS encoding class I SAM-dependent methyltransferase, whose amino-acid sequence MALSAGDPLPEFVALLKAEGRRGVLGLDCGQGADGLRFVQSGIHFTGVDPSEENIHSARARGLEASVAGAGSLPFADAAFPSVWAVDALAGLPPEEWDDVVRELGRVAAPGAPIAVVLPDPDPGSEGGGFTVLRSPA is encoded by the coding sequence ATGGCGCTTTCTGCGGGAGACCCGCTCCCGGAATTCGTAGCCCTGCTCAAGGCCGAGGGGCGCAGGGGCGTGCTGGGCCTCGACTGCGGCCAGGGCGCGGACGGGCTGCGCTTTGTCCAATCCGGCATCCACTTCACCGGCGTCGACCCCTCCGAGGAGAACATCCATTCAGCGCGCGCCCGCGGGCTGGAAGCCTCGGTGGCGGGGGCCGGCTCCCTGCCGTTCGCCGACGCTGCCTTCCCCTCGGTCTGGGCGGTGGATGCCCTGGCGGGGCTGCCGCCGGAGGAATGGGACGACGTCGTCCGCGAACTCGGCCGGGTGGCGGCACCCGGCGCCCCGATCGCCGTCGTCCTTCCCGACCCCGACCCGGGCAGCGAAGGCGGGGGCTTCACCGTTCTGCGCTCCCCCGCCTGA
- a CDS encoding gamma carbonic anhydrase family protein, whose protein sequence is MAPIYAFAGDTPAVHESAFVAPSASVIGKATLAEDSSAFYGVSVRADTAPISVGAGTNLQDNVVLHADPGFPCSVGARVSVGHSAVVHGCTVEDDCLIGMSATILNGAVIGAGSLIAAGAVVLEGTVIPPRSLVAGVPAKVRRELSDEEFAGVQQNAAHYRELARAHRELHA, encoded by the coding sequence ATGGCTCCCATTTACGCATTTGCCGGCGACACGCCGGCCGTCCACGAATCCGCCTTCGTCGCGCCGAGCGCCTCGGTGATTGGCAAGGCAACGCTCGCCGAGGACTCCAGCGCCTTCTACGGCGTCTCCGTCCGGGCTGACACCGCCCCGATCAGCGTCGGCGCCGGCACCAACCTCCAGGACAACGTGGTCCTGCATGCGGACCCGGGCTTCCCCTGCAGTGTCGGCGCCCGGGTCAGCGTCGGCCACAGCGCCGTCGTGCATGGCTGTACGGTCGAGGACGACTGCCTCATCGGCATGAGCGCCACCATCCTCAACGGCGCCGTCATCGGCGCCGGTTCCCTCATCGCGGCAGGCGCCGTGGTGCTGGAAGGAACCGTCATCCCGCCCCGCTCGCTCGTCGCCGGGGTGCCGGCCAAGGTCCGCCGCGAACTCAGCGACGAGGAGTTCGCCGGGGTCCAGCAGAACGCTGCCCACTACCGGGAACTGGCCCGGGCGCACCGGGAACTGCACGCCTGA
- a CDS encoding exodeoxyribonuclease III, producing the protein MSSALKKDNLRIASVNVNGLRAAYKKGMAEWLEPREVDILCLQEVRAPDAIVHELLGAGWYILHAEAEAKGRAGVAIASREEPLQTRVGIDDDYFATSGRWVEADYIVRNAEGEASQLTVVSAYVHSGEAGTSKQDDKFRFLDVMVDRLPELAKHSDHALVVGDLNVGHTELDIRNWKGNVKRAGFLPEERAYFDRFFGEEIGWKDVHRGLAGNVDGPYTWWSQRGQAFDNDTGWRIDYHMATPALAAAAVSAVVDRAPSWDTRFSDHAPLVVDYRL; encoded by the coding sequence GTGAGTTCGGCATTGAAGAAGGACAACCTTCGCATCGCATCAGTCAACGTCAACGGCCTTCGCGCTGCCTACAAGAAGGGCATGGCGGAATGGCTTGAGCCCCGCGAAGTGGACATCCTCTGCCTGCAGGAAGTCCGCGCACCCGACGCGATCGTCCACGAGCTCCTCGGTGCAGGGTGGTACATCCTGCATGCCGAAGCCGAGGCCAAGGGCCGCGCCGGCGTCGCCATTGCCTCCCGTGAAGAGCCGCTGCAGACCCGCGTGGGCATCGACGACGACTACTTCGCCACCTCGGGCCGCTGGGTCGAAGCCGACTACATCGTCCGCAACGCGGAGGGGGAAGCATCCCAGCTGACCGTCGTCAGCGCCTACGTGCATTCCGGCGAGGCGGGCACCTCGAAGCAGGACGACAAGTTCCGTTTCCTGGACGTGATGGTTGACCGGCTTCCCGAGCTGGCAAAACACAGCGACCACGCACTCGTGGTGGGCGACCTCAATGTTGGCCACACGGAGCTGGACATCAGGAACTGGAAGGGCAACGTCAAACGTGCCGGCTTCCTGCCCGAGGAGCGTGCCTACTTTGACCGCTTCTTCGGCGAGGAGATCGGCTGGAAGGATGTTCACAGGGGCCTGGCGGGCAACGTCGACGGCCCCTACACTTGGTGGTCGCAACGGGGACAGGCCTTCGACAACGACACCGGCTGGCGCATTGACTACCACATGGCCACGCCCGCTCTCGCTGCGGCCGCAGTGTCAGCCGTTGTTGACCGGGCACCGTCCTGGGACACCCGCTTCTCCGACCACGCCCCGCTGGTAGTGGACTACCGGCTCTAG
- a CDS encoding ABC transporter ATP-binding protein, whose amino-acid sequence MSSSSATGAPQYVITAENLTKRYGHVVAVDGISFSVPAGEAFGLLGPNGAGKSTTMKMIGGVSQRTSGSLSIMGLDPDQNGPEVRAHLGVVPQQDNLDEELKVRDNLLVYGRYFGLPMSYLKPKADELLEFAQLTDKAKSKVDALSGGMKRRLTIARSLINEPRILLLDEPTTGLDPQARHILWDRLFRLKEQGVTLILTTHYMDEAEQLCDRLIVVDKGKIMAEGSPASLIREYSTREVLELRFGSERNATVGTELEGIGERLETLPDRVLIYAHDGEAALEEVSARGLRPVTSLVRRSSLEDVFLRLTGRSLVD is encoded by the coding sequence TTGAGCAGCTCCTCCGCCACCGGCGCTCCGCAGTATGTCATCACTGCCGAAAACCTGACCAAACGCTACGGCCATGTCGTCGCCGTCGACGGCATCTCCTTCTCGGTGCCCGCCGGCGAGGCGTTTGGTCTGCTCGGCCCCAACGGCGCCGGCAAGTCCACCACCATGAAGATGATCGGCGGGGTGTCCCAGCGGACCTCCGGAAGCCTCAGCATCATGGGCCTGGACCCCGACCAGAACGGGCCGGAAGTCCGCGCGCACCTGGGCGTCGTCCCGCAGCAGGACAATCTGGATGAGGAACTCAAGGTCCGCGACAACCTGCTGGTCTACGGCCGCTACTTCGGCCTGCCCATGAGCTACCTCAAGCCCAAGGCCGATGAGCTGCTGGAGTTCGCCCAGCTCACGGACAAGGCCAAATCCAAGGTCGATGCGCTCTCGGGCGGCATGAAGCGCCGGCTCACGATCGCGCGCTCCCTCATCAACGAACCCCGGATCCTGCTGCTGGACGAACCCACCACCGGGCTGGACCCGCAGGCCCGCCATATCCTCTGGGACCGGCTGTTCCGGCTCAAGGAGCAGGGCGTCACCCTGATCCTGACCACCCACTACATGGACGAGGCCGAGCAGCTCTGCGACCGGCTGATCGTGGTGGACAAGGGCAAGATCATGGCCGAGGGCTCGCCCGCAAGCCTGATCCGCGAGTACTCCACCCGCGAAGTCCTGGAACTGCGCTTCGGCTCGGAACGCAACGCCACGGTCGGCACCGAGCTTGAGGGCATCGGCGAACGGCTGGAAACCCTGCCGGACCGCGTCCTGATCTACGCGCACGACGGCGAGGCCGCCCTCGAAGAGGTCTCCGCCCGCGGACTGCGACCCGTGACCTCGCTGGTGCGCCGGTCCTCGCTCGAGGATGTCTTCCTGCGCCTGACGGGCAGGAGCCTCGTTGACTAA
- a CDS encoding ROK family transcriptional regulator has protein sequence MPSPTRSTRSRTKNPGSQSALRHLNQQRIIECLLAGPSTQAELARQTGLSTATISNIVKIMQDAGLASTEPITSSGRRALNVRLNSNGAVAVGIDFGRRHLRVVLASLSYHVIAEESVLLPLGHHAEEGITAAVGLLDRLLASSGVERSAVVGAGVGIPGPIDRRTGTVAQGAILPEWVGINILKRLEEALDLPVFVDNDANLGALSEVTWGPHTGISNLMFLKIGSGIGAGLILNGMPYYGNVGITGEIGHATIHEHGLVCRCGNRGCLETIASTTTMIELLGRGEDAPLTPEDIVRKALARDSATLRVVDDAGLAVGRALGNVANLINPEVIVVGGPLAGLGELLLDPIRRGLVRHAVPVIGETTTLTMSSLGDRAEALGATALVFQHAGIRRN, from the coding sequence ATGCCCTCACCAACGCGCTCAACGAGGAGCCGAACCAAAAACCCCGGATCACAATCCGCCCTGCGGCATCTGAACCAGCAGCGGATCATTGAATGCCTTCTCGCCGGGCCTTCCACGCAGGCGGAACTCGCACGGCAGACCGGCCTGTCCACGGCGACGATTTCGAACATCGTCAAGATCATGCAGGACGCCGGCCTGGCGTCCACCGAACCGATAACCAGCTCGGGCCGGCGGGCCCTTAACGTCCGACTCAACAGCAACGGGGCCGTCGCAGTCGGAATCGACTTCGGCCGCCGGCACCTGCGCGTCGTCCTGGCCTCGCTGAGCTATCACGTCATTGCCGAGGAATCGGTGCTCCTCCCGCTGGGCCACCACGCCGAGGAGGGCATCACGGCCGCCGTCGGACTGCTGGACCGGCTCCTGGCCAGCAGCGGAGTGGAACGCAGCGCCGTGGTGGGCGCCGGCGTCGGCATCCCCGGCCCCATCGACCGCCGCACCGGCACCGTGGCGCAGGGCGCCATCCTGCCCGAATGGGTGGGCATCAACATCCTCAAACGCCTCGAGGAAGCCTTGGACCTCCCCGTTTTCGTCGACAACGACGCCAATCTGGGCGCCCTCTCCGAGGTCACCTGGGGACCCCACACCGGCATAAGCAACCTGATGTTCCTCAAGATCGGGTCTGGCATCGGCGCGGGGCTGATCCTGAATGGCATGCCCTACTACGGCAACGTGGGAATCACCGGCGAAATCGGCCATGCCACGATCCATGAACACGGCCTGGTCTGCCGCTGCGGGAACCGGGGATGCCTGGAAACCATCGCCTCGACCACCACCATGATCGAGCTCCTGGGCCGCGGAGAGGACGCCCCGCTGACCCCGGAGGACATCGTCCGCAAGGCCCTCGCCCGGGACTCCGCAACACTGCGCGTCGTGGACGACGCCGGACTCGCCGTCGGCCGCGCCCTGGGCAACGTGGCCAACCTGATCAACCCGGAAGTGATCGTCGTCGGGGGCCCCCTCGCGGGACTTGGCGAGCTGCTGCTGGATCCGATCAGGCGGGGCCTGGTCCGGCACGCAGTGCCCGTTATCGGCGAGACGACGACGCTCACCATGTCGTCGCTGGGCGACCGCGCCGAGGCCCTCGGAGCCACCGCACTGGTGTTCCAGCACGCGGGAATCCGGCGGAACTGA
- the glyA gene encoding serine hydroxymethyltransferase, whose translation MTTSLSLSSAAVSNQPLADLDPEIAAVLAQELGRQRGTLEMIASENFAPRAVMEAQGSVLTNKYAEGYPGRRYYGGCEYVDIAEQLAIDRVKGLFGAEYANVQPHSGAQANAAALSAMITPGDKILGLSLAHGGHLTHGMKLNFSGKLYKVAAYQVEEDNFRIDMDKLREQAIAEKPQVIIAGWSAYPRHLDFAAFRSIADEVGALLWTDMAHFAGLVAAGLHPSPVPHSDVVTSTVHKTLAGPRSGVILAKQEWAKKINSNVFPGQQGGPLMHVIAAKAVAFKIAGTAEFKERQERVLEGARIIADRLNQADVSDAGISVLTGGTDVHLVLVDLRNSQLDGQQAEDLLHSVGITVNRNAVPFDPRPPMVTSGLRIGTPALATRGFGAEEFTEVAEIIATALKAGSAADVEALQSRVDKLAADFPLYPQHEQW comes from the coding sequence GTGACCACCTCCCTTAGCCTTTCTTCAGCCGCCGTGAGCAACCAGCCGCTGGCCGACCTCGATCCCGAAATCGCCGCCGTCCTGGCCCAGGAGCTAGGCCGCCAGCGCGGCACCCTGGAAATGATCGCCTCCGAGAACTTCGCCCCGCGCGCAGTCATGGAAGCCCAGGGCTCGGTCCTGACCAACAAGTACGCCGAGGGCTACCCCGGCCGCCGCTACTACGGCGGTTGCGAATACGTCGACATCGCCGAGCAGCTCGCGATCGACCGGGTGAAGGGCCTGTTCGGCGCCGAGTACGCCAACGTCCAGCCGCACTCCGGCGCCCAGGCCAACGCCGCGGCCCTCTCCGCCATGATCACGCCGGGGGACAAGATCCTCGGGCTGTCCCTGGCCCATGGCGGCCACCTGACCCACGGCATGAAGCTGAACTTCTCCGGCAAGCTCTACAAGGTGGCCGCGTACCAGGTCGAGGAGGACAACTTCCGCATCGACATGGACAAGCTGCGCGAGCAGGCCATCGCCGAGAAGCCCCAGGTGATCATCGCCGGCTGGTCCGCCTACCCGCGCCACCTCGACTTCGCGGCCTTCCGCTCGATCGCCGACGAGGTCGGAGCCCTCCTCTGGACCGACATGGCGCACTTCGCCGGCCTCGTGGCCGCCGGGCTGCACCCGAGCCCGGTCCCACACTCCGACGTCGTCACCTCCACGGTGCACAAGACCCTCGCCGGGCCGCGCTCCGGCGTGATCCTGGCGAAGCAGGAGTGGGCCAAGAAGATCAACTCCAACGTCTTCCCGGGCCAGCAGGGCGGCCCGCTGATGCACGTCATCGCCGCCAAGGCCGTCGCGTTCAAGATCGCCGGCACGGCAGAATTCAAGGAACGCCAGGAGCGCGTCCTGGAAGGCGCCCGGATCATCGCCGACCGCCTGAACCAGGCCGATGTGTCCGACGCCGGTATCTCCGTCCTCACCGGCGGCACCGACGTGCACCTGGTCCTGGTGGACCTGCGCAACTCCCAGCTGGACGGCCAGCAGGCCGAAGACCTCCTGCACTCGGTGGGCATCACGGTCAACCGCAACGCCGTTCCGTTCGACCCGCGCCCGCCGATGGTCACCTCCGGCCTGCGCATCGGCACCCCGGCACTGGCCACCCGGGGCTTCGGCGCGGAGGAGTTCACCGAGGTGGCGGAGATCATCGCCACCGCGCTGAAGGCCGGCTCCGCCGCGGACGTTGAGGCGCTCCAGTCCCGCGTGGACAAGCTCGCCGCTGACTTCCCGCTGTACCCGCAGCACGAGCAGTGGTGA